In one window of Methanolobus mangrovi DNA:
- a CDS encoding citrate/2-methylcitrate synthase has translation MEEMKKGLEGVVALDTKISFIDGIQGILMYRGIKIEDLADLSYDAVSYLLINGNIPNETELLEYSQEIKKNRQINGKQIEVLNEFDFGIEALDGLRTAISCTAHFDLENNHHSPDANKNKSIRLVAKFPTIVAALHRASFGQEPLEPNDELSHGANFLYMLTGKIPTELEAEAMEKDLILSAEHELNPSTFSLRIAASTLSDLYSAVICGLCTLKGPLHGGARKGVMDMLDEVGTIENVQSYVLDKLEKKEKIMGFGHRVYKTYDPRARIYKDVAKRLSIEKQDSSWFDMAEEIERILYHEFVEIRGKSLYPNVDFYSAVVYKYLDIPAELATSIFAIGRVSGWIAHCMEQYADNRVIRPRAHFV, from the coding sequence TGAAGAAAGGCCTTGAAGGCGTAGTAGCTTTGGATACCAAAATTTCCTTTATTGATGGTATCCAGGGAATCCTGATGTATAGGGGGATCAAAATAGAGGATCTTGCTGATCTCTCTTATGATGCGGTTTCCTATCTCCTCATCAATGGAAATATTCCCAATGAAACTGAGTTGTTAGAATACTCTCAGGAAATCAAAAAGAACCGTCAAATAAATGGTAAACAAATAGAAGTGCTCAATGAATTCGATTTTGGAATTGAGGCTCTTGACGGTTTAAGAACCGCTATTTCATGTACAGCTCACTTTGATCTTGAAAACAACCATCATTCACCTGATGCGAATAAGAACAAATCCATCAGGCTTGTTGCAAAATTCCCAACTATTGTTGCAGCTTTGCATCGGGCAAGTTTTGGTCAGGAACCATTAGAACCGAATGATGAACTATCCCATGGTGCCAACTTCCTTTACATGCTTACCGGCAAGATCCCAACAGAACTTGAAGCTGAAGCAATGGAAAAGGACCTTATACTGAGTGCTGAGCATGAATTGAATCCATCAACATTCTCTTTGAGAATTGCAGCATCAACCCTGTCAGACCTGTACTCGGCTGTTATATGTGGTCTTTGCACCCTAAAAGGACCTTTACACGGTGGTGCCAGAAAAGGTGTAATGGATATGCTGGATGAGGTTGGAACTATAGAGAACGTCCAGAGTTACGTTCTTGACAAACTCGAAAAGAAAGAGAAGATCATGGGATTCGGGCATCGTGTCTATAAGACGTATGACCCCAGAGCTAGAATATACAAAGATGTCGCAAAAAGGTTATCCATAGAAAAACAAGACAGCAGCTGGTTTGATATGGCTGAGGAAATTGAGCGCATTCTTTACCACGAATTCGTAGAAATAAGAGGAAAGTCGCTCTATCCGAATGTGGATTTCTATTCTGCAGTGGTATACAAGTATCTGGATATTCCCGCTGAACTTGCAACTTCCATATTCGCAATCGGAAGGGTTTCAGGATGGATAGCCCATTGTATGGAACAATATGCCGATAACCGGGTAATCAGACCAAGGGCACATTTTGTGTGA